TACTTTTAGTGGTACCTTCCTAACTTGAGCGGTGCAGTGTCTATcaactttatatataattttaatatcttgataaaaaaaagagtcAAAATTTATCGTTTCAatccaataataatattagtCACACGGTGATGCGAAAGTTTAAGTAATGATAAAGTATATTACGAGAACGTATTCAATAAAACCGGGAATTAAGACTTCAGGTCCATTGTCCAAATCTATAGACAAGAATATACCGCAATATAGAAGAGTCAAAGCATGGGAAAGGGACAAGAAGAACAAAGACGATTGGTTTAGAGATAAATATTCACATATTCATGcagaaagaagaaggagaaaGGAGGGAAACAGCGCTTTCATATATGGACACAACAGTGTAGTGAGTGCATTGAATGATGCCAAGAGAGGACGTAAATTGTATTATCATGGAAAGAACATAAATgaagagattgaaaaattatgtgATAGGTCTGGAATTTGCATAGAGAAAGTCAGTAAACAGGAATTGAATGCATTGAGTGGTAACAATGTTCATAATAATCTGGTTTTAGAAGCAGCCCCATTGAAATTAGATACTGCGTCCAGTATTGACGTTTCGGATGATGCAATAGAAGTGCATACCATGTCTGATAATCAGAAGATTGTAAGAATGAATCGTGGGAACCCACTTGGTGTACTGATGGATAAAATCACAGACCCGTTTAATGTGGGATCAATAGTACGATCTTGTTTCTATATGGGTGTTGATTTTGCTCTAAGTGCCGGTAGTGTTAATGTCGAGAAAGGATTCTCGAGCACCATACACAAGGCGAGCAGTGGCGCCATTGAGAGCATTCCAGTTTACaatattgatgataaaGTGAAGTTCATCACTGCGATGAAAGATAAAGGATGGGTATTTGTTGCGGCTACTGTAGATAGTGATAATTCAGAGAAGAGAATCTTGATGGATGACTTACGAATTGTAGGCGGTACCTCTGGCGTGATTCTAGTTTTGGGCAGTGAAGGCCAAGGCATAAGTAAAAGAGTACAACATGAATGTGATTATACAGTAGAGATTCCAGTGAGGGCAAGGAAAAAGAATCGTTCGGTGGATTCATTGAACGTTGGAGTTGCTGCAGGTATACTGCTTGAGAAACTGACGGCAGAAAAGTAGTTTTTATTGTCCTGGGGGGGTAAATATCTCTTATAAATGGCCGTTGCGTAAATAAGATATGAATTTTGCATTGACTTGTATATAGAGAGGTACGTTGATCGCACGAATGTGTATATTTAACGAAATATAAAGCTGACAGACAGTATAGGCAGTATCGAGGATCTCAAATTCATCGGTCTGTGGCATTCCCTGTGGCATTGTGGAATGACACAATCGCGCCCCACAAATGCCACAGTATCTATTACCCTGCCACTCCACACTGCGAAATTTTTTCCTGCTGccaaaaaggaaattttttgCCGCAGTTTCGAGCACAGAAACGGCCGCAGAAAATCACGCACCACCactattctttttttctttccttttcgATTTCGTCACACATCACCAAGACCCGATCTAATATTGGCCACCAGGctttttaattttaacATGCTGTCAAATACTCTTTGCTTTCTCGCTTTCTGTTTGTCTCTTATAAGAAGGTACAAACTTCTTTGATCCTCTCTGAGATAGTATTATTACTTGGGTTTTCTCTCTTGAATCTCAATTCCTAGTTAAGAACCAAAGATCATCATGTCTTCTGCTGCTGTAGCCACTAAGAAAAGCAATTCGCCTTctgttcaaaaattcaaacgTCCTGATGTTGCTGTCAGAGATAAGAAATTAGAGACTTTAAATgttcaattgaagaagattgaTCAAGAAATAGCTCtattaaagaaacaaatCGATCAACATCAACCAAATGATTTGACTCtcaatgaaagaaagaaattacaagatgaaaataaggAAATCATCAAGAAGCAAGCTActttgaaggaaaaaagaaataatatacaCACACAAATTAAATCTTTAGATTCTCAAATCAAGAGAAAGActaatgaaatcaatgaaaaattgggTAAACAAGctaaaaaatcaaattttcaatctgCTGATGATGTTAAAgtaaaaattgatgaaattgatcaGTTAATTGGTACAGGcaatttatcaattgttgaagaaaaattaatgattaaagaaattcaatcattaaataaattaattaaagatttaaaattaattgatccaataaaatcttcaattgataatgataagactaaaattaatcaattaaaagatgaattaaacAACGAATTGACACCACAAACTAAAGAATTATCTACTAAATTCgaatcaaatcaattgaagTTGAATTCTATCAATGAAAAGAGTCAATCTGTCTATGATAAGAGACAAACTGTCTATAATAAGCGTAATGCTTTATACAAGAAGCGTGATGAAGTTTACAGTCAAATTAGAAAGATTAGATCTGATTTcgataatgaatttaaagctttcaaattgaagttAGAAAAAGAACGTTTAAAGCGTGAACAAGATcaattattatcaaaattattagaacaaaaggaaaatgatatcACTAAattaactgaaaaattaaacatGGCAAAGACACCAGCATTTACTTACGAAATTGAAGCCATTGAAAACTCTTTAGTTCATTTAGATCCAACTTACACAAAACCAACAAAGAATGTGTTATCTGGTTTCGAATCTGAACcctcaaaaattgaaaataaaatcaatattaaacaagtcaataatgatgatttagTCTTGGTTCAAAAAGCTGAAGTTGATCCATTCACCAGAAACACTGCTCCatcaaaatctaaaaaatataagaagaagcaatccaaatcaaatgaaaataccGGTACTTCAGTTTTTAACAAGATTGATGGTAAATTCTCTCTAGAACCAACTTTAATTGCTACTCTTTCAGAATTAGATGTTGTTGTTCCAATCTCAAATGATGATGTCCAAAAGActattgatgaattaaagGCCAAGCATGAAGAACTCTTATCTAAGCAAGATGAAGCTACTGAACAAAATGTCAAAGAAGCTCAAAGTAAATTAGATGCTTTAGTCAAAGACTATGAAgcaaaggaagaaaaaatcaaaaaggATTTAGAAGCTAAGAGacaaaaggaaaaagaacaacaggaaaaagaacaagatgAAGAACAAAGTGAAAACaaacaacaataatgaaattgttttCTCATTTATGTAAAGCacagtttttttttgtatcattttataaatttgttctagaaaataaattgtaAATTAACATCTATAGGGTGTGAAGCTGATAATTGTGGTTTTTGAGAGTACTTTCCTCTCAATTCCTGTCTCATATTCTGTAACAGAGATAAATATGACTGTTGCGGTTGtaaattcaaaactttGATAAATGCGTATGACATAGCACCAATATTCTGACCGTCTTCAACAGCATCTGCTGATGTCTGGTCATCCTTCGAACCTGACAACATTATAACGTCGGCGGCTGagaatttgatttgtttGACTCTATCTCTTATGCCAGtacttgaatttttattccAAAATGATGACGCCATAGACCCCAACGATGTTATCATTCCCATATTATTGCCTGTAGCGTATGAAAGAGCAACATTCAGACCATCTTGACCTACATTTTTCCAAGCATTTGGCTCTTTGATAACACCTTTCGTTGAGTAACAGTATGGCAAATCAAGTGCACTACCTGAATGGCAGGAATCGAATAGCGCAGTCAACCTGACACCTTGCGGTAACGTACGTACCATAATTTCATGCATCTCATCATCGACAATATGACCAGCTGTCTGGAAATCCACCGGGTAAATGACACTATCAAATCCATCAACTTCATCGCCGTCTAAATCCTTGGTTTGTCCACCATGACCAGAATAGTGGAAAAAAAGTGTATCATTTGCCTGTACATTACTCACCAGCCAATACATTGCTCTGATCATATTCTCTCGTGTCGGGACCCGTACATATTCCCTATTATCATCGGTCAATATGACAATATCGTCTGGATTATAACCGTACTGAGTagttaaaaaattgtaaatgtTCTGTGTATCATTGATACAACCTCgtaattgattttgagaGCCAATATAATTGATACCAACCAGCAGAGCCTTACGTTTCCCCGTACATTGCGAATATTGATACTTTGTATGTGGGTCTAATTCTGAATTGAAAGTCTGAGGTCTGATCGGCGGTGCTACCAATTGTTGGGGCTGAATATATCCAGCATACCGTTCATTGGcagtattattataattattaGCACTGTTGTTGTTATACGTGTATCTACCCTGACCTGGAAACATCTGTAGTCTTATTTCTTTACTTTATCTTCTCTTGTTATAGCATCTCAGTTCAAGCTAAGTTTTCCCTAATATCAAATTAGATTTTCGGACATCAAGTAATTCGAAAGTGATGATACTTGAATCATATTATACAAGGAACTGCGATAGTGACTCCAATATTAGTCTGGTTTTATAGCAGCAGTGATTCTGGTAACCATATTGGAGGCTAGAGGCATGTTCAGACTTACTTGGCTCTCTCGAAGGACTATTGTAACAGATCTATCTTCTGTTAAGCCCCGAAGAagaatcattcaatttaaagatAAACTGAATAAAGGTCCATCATTCCAGGACTTCTTAACTGGTAAGGCTcagaatattatatttgatCCATTGGAAGAGATACGTCAAAATAtggatgatgatgaaatgaagaaattacCTTCATGGCTAAAAGTGCAGATTCCAAAAGGTAAAAATTTTACGAAAGTGCATAACGActtaaaagatttgaaattgacCACTGTATGTCAAGAAGCTAAATGTCCCAATATCGGCGAATGTTGGCGTGGGAAGGATAAGAGCAAGGCTACTGCTACCATCATGTTATTAGGTGATACCTGTACAAGAGGTTGCAGATTCTGTTCGGTGAAAACTAGTAGGAATCCGGCACCACCAGACCCTAAAGAACCAGAAAACACTGCTGAAGCTATTAGAAGGTGGGGACTCGGATATGTCGTGTTAACTACCGTAGATAGAGACGATTTGGCCGATGGAGGGGCCCACCATCTTGCTCAAACGGTAAGACtcatcaaagaaaaaacttCCAATAAAGTCTTGGTAGAGACATTATCTGGAGATTTTAGAGGAGATATGGAGATGGTTGATGTAATGGCAAGAAGCGGATTGGATGTTTACGCACATAATCTCGAGACTGTTGAAGAACTCACACCGCACGTAAGAGATAGAAGAGCCGGTTACAGACAGTCACTCGCTGTCTTGAAAAGAGCTAAGGAGACAGTGCCAACTTTACTTACGAAAAGCTCAATAATGTTAGGATTTGGTGAAACTGATGAACAACTTTTAAGAACTCTAAAAGACTTGAGAACTGTTGATTGCGATGTCGTTACATTTGGACAGTATATGAGACCTACAAAGAGACATATGAAAGTAGTAGAATACGTGCATCctacaaaatttgaatattggCAAAAAGTTGCAATGGATTTAGGATTTGTATATTGCGCCTCTGGTCCTTTAGTTAGATCATCCTATAAGGCTGGGGAAtactttattgaaaacgTACTGAAAAAAAGGAAGCTAGATAACTtgtgaatatatatatatagccTTTTTTGtacaatttatttattgacTACCAGAAttcatttatttattttatctaTTTGATGAAGGCGAAGAGTGGTTATATAGATATGTTACCTGTATGACGGGAGAGAAATATTtagcttttttttctacTCTTTAGtttctaatatttttaatagTTCTTGTTTTTCCCTTCTTTCGTTTTCAATTTGCTTATTCAATTGCTCAATTTCTTGGTTGAAGCCCTTATTTTCTAACGACAGCCTTTCAATTTCAGACTGATACTTTGATTcataactttttttcagtaGTTTGACCTTCTGTTCATGTTTTGAAGAGTATTTAACGTAAAGGTCATCTGCTAGGTTCTTCAACCTTTGAGTTATATCTCGTTCGTTGTGTTCCATCTTTTGTCTCCAGCTTGTTATCTGACTTTCAAGTGCCTTAATTTGTTCTTGACTGTCTTTATCTTTCAACtcaaaatctttctttaaaGTCTCAACCGCCGAATGATCTTCATGGGTATTTTGTTCAAAGCTTTCTAATTGTGATTTCAATTGTTCAtttacttttttcaattgagtTATTTCATCGTAACCGCCCTTTAAAGATTTCTCTAGCGAATCGACCGTTTTATGTAAGGATTCTAACTCATCATTTCTCTCAACTTCaacatttttattcttgAGTTGAATACTTTCTAACTCTATTGATACCTTTTTATACTCTTCATCTTGCTTCAAACTTtcagatttcaaaatttcgatttcttcatctaacTTGCTATTTAGTTCCTGTAATTGGTCATTGGATTCTCTCAGGGATTCAATTTGGGAATTTAGCTCTGTAACCTCTGCCGTCCGAATGCTGGAGTTATCAttaacttcttcaaatttgcTCTTTAAGGCGgttaaatcattttctaagTTGGTTTTTGTActatttaaattttctatttcCTTTTGACAACTTTGTAATGATGAAATAGTTTCGTTTAATGCTGATATTTTAGATTCTAGAATTGaaacttcattttctttatcgagttcaattttctctaattttttctgtAATTCTTTTCGTTCTTCTTGTAAGCTGTTGACTTCATTTAACAAGTCActattcttattttcttctttagcTACACTTAGTAACTCATTCAATTCAgttatttgattttccaATGATTCATTTCTAGAGGTGAGTTCACTGAATTGTTCCTTTATTTGAGCGAATTTCTCATCTGCGGAatccttttcattttccaattcgGAAAACCTTGTTTCCCAGTTTTTCCCTTGATTGATaagtttttcattttcgaTAGATAAATTGTTAAGcaattctttatttttcttcaaagcaTCATTTTCACTTATTAAATTGTCGTATTTAGATTTCAGTAATGATTGGTTTGCATTCAATGtgttaatttcatttttaaattcgGTCACTTTCACTTTtagtttttcatttttactGACTAGTTCATTATTCACTACTTGcatttcattcaattttgtaaCTATTTCGTTTTTTTCAGTCATTAAGttgtcaatttctttcttttgattaACGTATTCGTTGTTCAACCGATCAAAATTTagtgaaatttcatttattttggaatttttaTCATAAACTTCCTTgtttaattcattatttctcTTATTAACTAATTCTATtactttattgaaatcataATTTTCATCCTCCCCATTATCCGCAGAAGGTTTTACTGGAGTCAACTTATGACTGAATAATTCGTCAAgattatcatttttcaaaggcGATACACCTTCGATCATACTGATTGGAACAGGTGAACTcctttcatcatcaaatatattgacatcttcttgtttcaaatctgGAACATCACTCAACTTTAtctttttatcaatatGGGTATTACTGTTGTTGTCATTACTATCTTTATTTGGCGAGCTTAAATCGATTTTCAGCGGCGAATGATTTAGCTGTACGTTACTATTGAACATTTGATTAATATCTAACTGTTCCAGTGTATTCGAAGCAGTGCctctttcttcattatttcttccaaaatCTAAAGATagatttgaattatttgaatcacACGTAGCGgcatttctctttttagCAGAAAGGCTGTGAGGGTATACTTTCAAATGGGAAATCGGTGTAACATTGTCTGAGCTGCTAATTTCATCCAAAACGTTCGTTATATTAGAAGGTGTAAGGTTGTGTTGCTCCTTTGAATTCGACAATATCGGAAGCTCATTCTCCCCGCTCTTCCTGACATTGGCATCAGTCTTTTGGCCTATAGTTTGTTTCAGTGGCGTCACTGGTACCTGATCGTAATCCATTGGAATGATAGCGTTCTTTTCTTATCTTCAACTGAAACTTATTACTGACTCTAACatgtttttcatttgtttATACATTTTTTAACTTTACGCGCCTTCGAAAATCTTTTTTGAGTGAAAAATCGATGAGGTTATAAAGCTTTAACTATGTTATTAATATATACAGTAGATAAAGACTAGAAGTGTATAGTGGGGAGTGAATTCGGTCCACTGCAATGAATGGAAAAGTTTGCCA
The genomic region above belongs to Kazachstania africana CBS 2517 chromosome 7, complete genome and contains:
- the MRM1 gene encoding Mrm1p (similar to Saccharomyces cerevisiae MRM1 (YOR201C); ancestral locus Anc_8.611) — encoded protein: MIKYITRTYSIKPGIKTSGPLSKSIDKNIPQYRRVKAWERDKKNKDDWFRDKYSHIHAERRRRKEGNSAFIYGHNSVVSALNDAKRGRKLYYHGKNINEEIEKLCDRSGICIEKVSKQELNALSGNNVHNNLVLEAAPLKLDTASSIDVSDDAIEVHTMSDNQKIVRMNRGNPLGVLMDKITDPFNVGSIVRSCFYMGVDFALSAGSVNVEKGFSSTIHKASSGAIESIPVYNIDDKVKFITAMKDKGWVFVAATVDSDNSEKRILMDDLRIVGGTSGVILVLGSEGQGISKRVQHECDYTVEIPVRARKKNRSVDSLNVGVAAGILLEKLTAEK
- the BFR1 gene encoding Bfr1p (similar to Saccharomyces cerevisiae BFR1 (YOR198C); ancestral locus Anc_8.609), with the translated sequence MSSAAVATKKSNSPSVQKFKRPDVAVRDKKLETLNVQLKKIDQEIALLKKQIDQHQPNDLTLNERKKLQDENKEIIKKQATLKEKRNNIHTQIKSLDSQIKRKTNEINEKLGKQAKKSNFQSADDVKVKIDEIDQLIGTGNLSIVEEKLMIKEIQSLNKLIKDLKLIDPIKSSIDNDKTKINQLKDELNNELTPQTKELSTKFESNQLKLNSINEKSQSVYDKRQTVYNKRNALYKKRDEVYSQIRKIRSDFDNEFKAFKLKLEKERLKREQDQLLSKLLEQKENDITKLTEKLNMAKTPAFTYEIEAIENSLVHLDPTYTKPTKNVLSGFESEPSKIENKINIKQVNNDDLVLVQKAEVDPFTRNTAPSKSKKYKKKQSKSNENTGTSVFNKIDGKFSLEPTLIATLSELDVVVPISNDDVQKTIDELKAKHEELLSKQDEATEQNVKEAQSKLDALVKDYEAKEEKIKKDLEAKRQKEKEQQEKEQDEEQSENKQQ
- the MCA1 gene encoding Ca(2+)-dependent cysteine protease MCA1 (similar to Saccharomyces cerevisiae MCA1 (YOR197W); ancestral locus Anc_8.608) encodes the protein MFPGQGRYTYNNNSANNYNNTANERYAGYIQPQQLVAPPIRPQTFNSELDPHTKYQYSQCTGKRKALLVGINYIGSQNQLRGCINDTQNIYNFLTTQYGYNPDDIVILTDDNREYVRVPTRENMIRAMYWLVSNVQANDTLFFHYSGHGGQTKDLDGDEVDGFDSVIYPVDFQTAGHIVDDEMHEIMVRTLPQGVRLTALFDSCHSGSALDLPYCYSTKGVIKEPNAWKNVGQDGLNVALSYATGNNMGMITSLGSMASSFWNKNSSTGIRDRVKQIKFSAADVIMLSGSKDDQTSADAVEDGQNIGAMSYAFIKVLNLQPQQSYLSLLQNMRQELRGKYSQKPQLSASHPIDVNLQFIF
- the LIP5 gene encoding lipoate synthase (similar to Saccharomyces cerevisiae LIP5 (YOR196C); ancestral locus Anc_8.606), with product MFRLTWLSRRTIVTDLSSVKPRRRIIQFKDKLNKGPSFQDFLTGKAQNIIFDPLEEIRQNMDDDEMKKLPSWLKVQIPKGKNFTKVHNDLKDLKLTTVCQEAKCPNIGECWRGKDKSKATATIMLLGDTCTRGCRFCSVKTSRNPAPPDPKEPENTAEAIRRWGLGYVVLTTVDRDDLADGGAHHLAQTVRLIKEKTSNKVLVETLSGDFRGDMEMVDVMARSGLDVYAHNLETVEELTPHVRDRRAGYRQSLAVLKRAKETVPTLLTKSSIMLGFGETDEQLLRTLKDLRTVDCDVVTFGQYMRPTKRHMKVVEYVHPTKFEYWQKVAMDLGFVYCASGPLVRSSYKAGEYFIENVLKKRKLDNL
- the SLK19 gene encoding Slk19p (similar to Saccharomyces cerevisiae SLK19 (YOR195W); ancestral locus Anc_8.604), with amino-acid sequence MDYDQVPVTPLKQTIGQKTDANVRKSGENELPILSNSKEQHNLTPSNITNVLDEISSSDNVTPISHLKVYPHSLSAKKRNAATCDSNNSNLSLDFGRNNEERGTASNTLEQLDINQMFNSNVQLNHSPLKIDLSSPNKDSNDNNSNTHIDKKIKLSDVPDLKQEDVNIFDDERSSPVPISMIEGVSPLKNDNLDELFSHKLTPVKPSADNGEDENYDFNKVIELVNKRNNELNKEVYDKNSKINEISLNFDRLNNEYVNQKKEIDNLMTEKNEIVTKLNEMQVVNNELVSKNEKLKVKVTEFKNEINTLNANQSLLKSKYDNLISENDALKKNKELLNNLSIENEKLINQGKNWETRFSELENEKDSADEKFAQIKEQFSELTSRNESLENQITELNELLSVAKEENKNSDLLNEVNSLQEERKELQKKLEKIELDKENEVSILESKISALNETISSLQSCQKEIENLNSTKTNLENDLTALKSKFEEVNDNSSIRTAEVTELNSQIESLRESNDQLQELNSKLDEEIEILKSESLKQDEEYKKVSIELESIQLKNKNVEVERNDELESLHKTVDSLEKSLKGGYDEITQLKKVNEQLKSQLESFEQNTHEDHSAVETLKKDFELKDKDSQEQIKALESQITSWRQKMEHNERDITQRLKNLADDLYVKYSSKHEQKVKLLKKSYESKYQSEIERLSLENKGFNQEIEQLNKQIENERREKQELLKILETKE